The following coding sequences lie in one Rutidosis leptorrhynchoides isolate AG116_Rl617_1_P2 chromosome 4, CSIRO_AGI_Rlap_v1, whole genome shotgun sequence genomic window:
- the LOC139841918 gene encoding uncharacterized protein: MRSSGCLMAICDVFGYFENAGTNVIGRVANYSEVQDFRNTDKLAVSTDWKNTNVLIDTDHPQIIEFRQRLTQIHSSEDSICSLAHSLLISSARDPNSFLKKAQYVGLDHLNPSMEGIYIIQAIINTILPDDTWYYIACKKCKNSAKPVILNCDLTLDVDQLLNLEQKCYGCINKSDVVVRFKVPISVENQTSTVSFTVFESVVKKFVTQSAYELMNSLSEDDDYPEEPELLLQKTLLFKIDVGAYNKERGIRNYTVKDATDDPTCFELYESFKVDQQVVFEDVEIEESSEKLTSFENV, encoded by the exons ATGTTATTGGACGTGTAGCAAATTATTCTGAAGTACAGGATTTTCGAAACACTG ACAAACTGGCAGTTTCTACCGACTGGAAAAACACGAACGTTTTGATAGACACTGATCATCCGCAAATCATTGAGTTCAGACAACG CCTCACCCAAATCCATTCTTCTGAAGATTCCATTTGTTCGTTAGCTCATTCGTTGTTAATTTCTTCTGCACGTGATCCAAACTCCTTTTTAAAAAAGGCTCAGTATGTCGGTTTAGATCACTTGAACCCGTCCATG GAAGGCATTTATATTATTCAGGCCATAATCAATACCATTCTTCCCGACGACACTTGGTACTACATTGCCTGCAAGAAGTGTAAAAATAGTGCTAAACCTGTTATCCTCAACTGTGATCTTACCTTGGACGTTGATCAACTTTTAAATTTGGAACAGAAGTGTTACGGTTGTATCAATAAGTCGGACGTGGTAGTGAG GTTTAAAGTGCCGATTAGTGTAGAAAATCAAACCAGCACAGTGTCTTTCACTGTTTTTGAATCTGTGGTGAAGAAGTTCGTTACCCAATCGGCTTATGAGTTAATGAATTCGTTGTCTGAAGATGATGATTATCCTGAAGAGCCAGAACTTCTTTTACAAAAGACCCTTTTGTTTAAGATAGATGTTGGTGCTTATAACAAAGAACGTGGAATTCGAAACTACACTGTTAAAGATGCGACCGATGACCCAACATGTTTCGAACTCTATGAGAGTTTCAAG GTCGATCAACAAGTGGTTTTTGAAGATGTTGAGATTGAAGAATCATCTGAGAAACTTACTTCATTTGAGAATGTATGA
- the LOC139841920 gene encoding F-box protein At2g35280-like codes for MNKINNIVDLLPDDLLGEILSRVGQNSSTQLGVARLVCKAFYKQAHHPLVYQRLSFDRLPVGSWGIPQMIYLYHRCLVNKNPNAIFRRGLLFYFDGKYSQDGLRYLKQASNCQLVEAVYVYGLVMFVSHDVNEKEIGLKIHNHTFPPIPDYVVAVRTKVYDLIHQTWRMNRHPFADVKMRCPISGHNGYLPRRNGCELRNQNACRAFRLMS; via the coding sequence ATGAATAAGATCAACAATATTGTCGATCTTCTTCCTGATGATTTGCTTGGTGAAATATTATCAAGAGTCGGACAAAATTCTTCGACTCAGTTGGGTGTTGCTCGATTGGTTTGTAAAGCCTTTTATAAGCAAGCCCATCATCCATTGGTTTatcaaaggctttcctttgatcgtTTACCTGTAGGGTCTTGGGGTATCCCTCAAATGATTTATCTTTACCATCGTTGTTTGGTAAATAAAAACCCTAATGCGATTTTTCGCAggggtttgttattttattttgatGGAAAATACAGCCAAGATGGCCTCCGTTATTTAAAACAAGCATCAAACTGCCAATTAGTAGAGgctgtttatgtttatggtttggtTATGTTTGTTTCTCACGATGTAAATGAAAAGGAAATCGGTTTAAAAATTCATAATCATACATTCCCACCGATACCGGATTATGTGGTTGCTGTGAGAACAAAGGTTTATGACCTTATACATCAAACCTGGAGAATGAACCGCCATCCTTTTGCTGACGTGAAAATGAGGTGCCCTATATCCGGCCACAATGGTTATTTACCAAGAAGAAATGGGTGTGAATTAAGAAACCAGAATGCATGTCGTGCTTTTAGGCTTATGAGTTGA